TATTGGCCTCTTTTAATATATAAGCATCCGCGATTAAGATAAGGAGCAAAGTAATGCGGGTCGATGCTTATGGCTTTATTATAATCATCAAAAGCGAGATCGTATTGCGCTTTTTTGATGTCATATATATATCCACGAGCAACGTAGGCAGCGGCATAGTTAGGGTTAATCTCAGTGGCCTTTGTATAATCACTAATAGCAGAATCATACTGGGTTTGTTGATAGTAAGCATTTCCGCGCTTAAAATAAGCGATCGCGTCATTGGGATTATTAGAAATAGCTTGAGTCCATACAACGATTTGATCAGTAGGACCAATATCCTGCGCAGATACAAATCCTAATGAAAATAGAAAAACAAAACAAAAAGCGATTAATACATGTTTAATCACAAAACCACATCCTTTAACGTGTTTTTAAAATAATATTCTATTTTTTTCAAAGTATTCGTTTGTTTTCCAATGGTTTTCAAAGATAGTACTAGAGTGGCTGGAGCTTTTTCACGACACTCATCACCAGCATAAGGTAGGTCATCGGAAATATAGTCCGTGTACTGCCTTATTTTTAATGATCAAAATGCTATGCTCCGTATATCCGATTATTAACTCCCGATTACGGAATTGATCCGGTTACAAAAAAGGGAACCGGAATCCAGGCTGGCTTTTAAGACGTCTATCAATTATAAAAATTGTATCAACCTGCGCATTGTCTCATGGATAGGACACATTAAGCTGCACACAATATTACATAATAAAAGCCCTCGCATAACCTGCGAAGGCTTGATTT
This sequence is a window from Veillonellales bacterium. Protein-coding genes within it:
- a CDS encoding tetratricopeptide repeat protein; translated protein: MIKHVLIAFCFVFLFSLGFVSAQDIGPTDQIVVWTQAISNNPNDAIAYFKRGNAYYQQTQYDSAISDYTKATEINPNYAAAYVARGYIYDIKKAQYDLAFDDYNKAISIDPHYFAPYLNRGCLYIKRGQYDLAIQDFDKAIELDPKSSSPYFWKGSALEKQQKYSDAIALYKQLISTSQDKVAIDIAKSRIRMLGGVVE